A region from the Maledivibacter sp. genome encodes:
- a CDS encoding dipeptide/oligopeptide/nickel ABC transporter ATP-binding protein, translating to MDGIRLINITQTYKTDKNSSFSVLQDLNLEWEKGKSIAIMGESGSGKSTLSRLIIGLEKPTKGKVMFSNEDTSKWSFSKWKKHRKSLQAVFQDSSGTLNPRLSVYHNMEEALINLTEFNRKERKSVLKNLMDSVGLDKGLLKTPVSRLSGGEQRRISLLRALAVHPEFLVLDEVTSGLDLISSDSVICLLRDYREKYGCSYFFVTHDINHAKRIADEIYFMEKGKFTKTAVIKK from the coding sequence TTGGATGGAATTAGGTTGATCAATATTACACAGACCTATAAAACGGATAAAAACAGTTCATTCTCTGTATTGCAAGATTTGAATTTAGAATGGGAAAAGGGAAAAAGTATCGCGATAATGGGGGAAAGTGGCAGTGGAAAAAGCACTCTTTCAAGGCTCATTATAGGACTTGAAAAACCCACAAAGGGTAAGGTTATGTTTTCCAATGAAGATACATCTAAGTGGAGCTTTTCAAAGTGGAAAAAGCACCGAAAAAGTTTACAGGCTGTATTTCAAGATTCATCTGGAACATTAAATCCTAGGTTATCTGTATATCATAATATGGAAGAGGCCCTTATTAATCTTACGGAGTTTAATAGAAAAGAAAGGAAATCAGTTTTAAAGAATCTCATGGATAGTGTTGGTTTAGATAAAGGCTTACTTAAGACACCCGTAAGCCGTTTGTCAGGAGGTGAGCAAAGAAGAATATCTTTGCTGAGAGCCTTAGCAGTTCATCCAGAATTTTTAGTTCTTGATGAAGTTACAAGTGGACTGGATTTAATATCATCTGATTCAGTGATTTGTCTATTAAGGGATTACAGGGAAAAATACGGTTGTTCTTATTTCTTTGTTACCCACGATATAAACCATGCTAAAAGAATTGCCGATGAAATATATTTTATGGAAAAAGGTAAGTTTACAAAAACTGCCGTTATAAAAAAATAA